In Miscanthus floridulus cultivar M001 chromosome 5, ASM1932011v1, whole genome shotgun sequence, one genomic interval encodes:
- the LOC136450240 gene encoding long chain acyl-CoA synthetase 4-like — MQNVAEVEPGRPAADGRPAVGPTYRSAFARDGFPPPVPGMDSCYDIFRMAVEKYPNNRMLGHREIVDGKAGAYVWKTYKEVFGIANKIGNSIRSCGLAKGSRCGIYGANCPEWIITMEACNAHGIYCVPLYDTLGAGAVEFILCHAEVEIVFAEEKKIELLVKTLPKSNEFLKTIVSFSKVTQEQKEEVRKYGLSVYSWDEFLSLAADQEFDLPVKEKSDICTIMYTSGTTGDPKGVLISNASIICLIAGVDRLLSSQNEELAESDVYMSYLPLAHIFDRVVEELFIFHGASIGFWRGDVKLLVEDIGVLKPTIMCAVPRVLDRIFSGLQAKISSGGFLKSTLFNVAYKFKHFRMMRGAKHNEAASICDKVVFSKVKEGLGGNVRVILSGAAPLATHVEEYLRVVTCAHVLQGYGLTETCAGSFVSLPNQMSMIGTVGPPVPNIDVRLESVPEMDYDALASTPRGEICIRGETLFSGYYKREDLTKEVLIDGWFHTGDIGEWQPDGCMKIIDRKKNIFKLSQGEYVAVENLENVYGLVSALDSIWVYGNSFESFLVAVVNPNKEAVESWAAANGISGDFESLCKNPKAKEYILGELSRIGKEKKLKGFEFIKDVHLEPVPFDMDRDLITPTYKKKRPQLLKYYQGVIDNMYKSAK; from the exons ATGCAGAACGTGGCGGAGGTCGAGCCAGGCCGCCCGGCTGCCGATGGCCGGCCGGCCGTGGGGCCCACCTACCGGAGCGCCTTCGCCCGCGACGGATTCCCACCCCCCGTCCCCGGGATGGACAGCTGCTACGACATCTTCCG CATGGCCGTGGAGAAGTATCCAAACAACAGAATGCTTGGCCACCGTGAGATTGTTGATGGGAAG GCTGGTGCATATGTCTGGAAGACATATAAGGAGGTGTTTGGCATTGCAAACAAAATTGGTAACTCTATTAGGAGCTGTGGACTTGCAAAG GGTAGTCGTTGTGGTATCTATGGTGCTAACTGTCCTGAATGGATTATCACAATGGAG GCTTGCAACGCCCATGGAATCTACTGTGTTCCATTATACGACACACTTG GAGCTGGTGCGGTAGAGTTTATTCTGTGCCATGCAGAAGTTGAGATTGTTTTTGCTGAGGAAAAGAAAATTGAGCTG CTCGTGAAGACTTTACCCAAGTCAAATGAGTTCTTAAAAA CGATCGTGAGTTTCAGCAAGGTAACTCAGGAACAGAAGGAAGAAGTTCGCAAATATGGGCTATCAGTGTACTCGTGGGATGAATTTCTGTCCCTG GCGGCTGACCAAGAATTTGATCTTCCAGTCAAGGAGAAGTCAGATATATGCACTATAATGTATACTAGTGGAACTACTGGTGACCCGAAAGGAGTACTGATATCAAATGCGAGCATTATTTGTCTCATTGCAGGTGTGGACAGGTTACTTAGCTCTCAAAACGAGGAG TTGGCAGAAAGCGACGTTTACATGTCTTACCTTCCTCTTGCACACATTTTTGATCGTGTTGTGGAGGAATTGTTTATTTTCCATGGTGCCTCTATTGGATTCTGGCGAGGG GATGTTAAGCTGCTAGTTGAAGATATTGGTGTGCTGAAACCAACAATTATGTGTGCTGTTCCTCGTGTTCTTGATCGGATATTTTCTG GACTACAAGCAAAAATTTCCTCTGGTGGGTTTTTAAAGAGTACACTGTTTAATGTTGCTTACAAATT CAAGCATTTTAGAATGATGAGAGGAGCTAAGCACAATGAAGCTGCTTCCATATGTGACAAAGTAGTTTTTAGTAAG GTGAAAGAGGGTCTTGGTGGAAACGTTAGAGTTATTTTATCTGGAGCTGCTCCACTTGCTACCCATGTTGAAGAATACTTGCGAGTGGTGACATGTGCACATGTCTTACAAGGATATG GTCTCACGGAAACTTGTGCTGGATCTTTTGTCTCGCTACCAAATCAAATGTCCATGATAGGAACTGTTGGCCCCCCAGTGCCAAACATCGATGTTCGTCTGGAGTCGGTCCCAGAAATGGATTACGATGCACTCGCGAGCACGCCTCGTGGAGAGATATGCATCAGGGGAGAAACATTATTCTCAGGATACTACAAGCGTGAAGACCTTACAAAGGAGGTCCTGATTGATGGATGGTTCCACACTG GTGACATTGGTGAGTGGCAACCTGATGGATGTATGAAAATCATAGATCGCAAAAAGAATATATTCAAACTTTCACAGGGTGAATATGTGGCGGTTGAAAATTTGGAGAATGTTTACGGCCTTGTTTCTGCTCTAGACTCG ATATGGGTATATGGGAACAGCTTTGAGTCCTTCCTTGTTGCTGTGGTCAATCCCAACAAGGAGGCTGTCGAGAGTTGGGCTGCAGCAAATGGAATAAGTGGTGATTTTGAGTCCTTGTGCAAGAATCCAAAAGCAAAAGAATACATTTTAGGAGAACTGTCAAGAATAGGAAAAGAGAAGAAG CTCAAAGGTTTTGAATTCATAAAAGATGTGCACCTGGAACCAGTACCGTTTGACATGGACCGTGATTTGATCACTCCAACATACAAAAAGAAGCGTCCGCAACTGCTCAAGTACTACCAG GGCGTGATTGACAACATGTACAAAAGTGCTAAGTGA